A genome region from Schlesneria paludicola DSM 18645 includes the following:
- the scpB gene encoding SMC-Scp complex subunit ScpB: protein MSETEDISNPQDEPDEEMLDLGDGLNPDAGDTSEEMVDWGSDDLEAAYLKAMSALDASDLELPPMMPVKAAREPRRDSESGIPNATEVPADANSETATNESADIASTTAQTIETLVEPIAEFIPPPPAAHSSQAQTPTPEVRLTPRQIIEACLFVGGPALNSKKLVGILRGEFDSEFADREIDSLNRQYAAEGRPYEIRLGEGGYRMALRDEFERIRHKVYGLGPKEVRLSQEALEVLAVVAYHQPIKQAQVEALGKPGCGSVLRQLLRRELLAVERDPAAPREVSYKTTPRFLSLFGIRNLDDLPRHEQVSYK, encoded by the coding sequence GTGTCCGAAACTGAAGACATCTCGAATCCGCAGGATGAGCCAGACGAAGAGATGCTGGATCTGGGCGACGGCCTGAATCCTGATGCGGGCGATACGTCTGAAGAAATGGTCGATTGGGGCAGTGATGACCTGGAAGCGGCCTATTTGAAGGCGATGTCGGCGCTGGATGCCTCGGACCTTGAACTTCCTCCCATGATGCCGGTCAAAGCGGCTCGCGAACCCCGACGCGACAGCGAGTCGGGCATTCCGAATGCCACCGAAGTTCCAGCCGACGCGAACTCCGAGACGGCAACGAACGAATCGGCCGACATTGCTTCGACGACTGCGCAAACAATCGAAACGCTCGTCGAGCCGATTGCCGAGTTTATCCCACCTCCACCAGCGGCACATTCGAGCCAGGCACAGACACCGACTCCCGAGGTTCGGTTGACCCCACGTCAGATCATCGAAGCGTGTCTGTTCGTCGGCGGTCCGGCACTCAATTCCAAGAAGCTGGTCGGGATTCTCCGAGGGGAATTCGATAGCGAATTCGCCGATCGGGAAATCGATTCCCTGAATCGCCAGTATGCAGCCGAAGGTCGTCCCTACGAAATTCGGCTGGGAGAAGGGGGATACCGGATGGCGCTGCGCGACGAGTTCGAACGCATCCGTCATAAGGTCTACGGGCTGGGCCCAAAAGAAGTGCGACTGTCGCAAGAAGCGCTCGAAGTCTTGGCTGTCGTCGCATATCACCAGCCGATCAAACAAGCACAGGTCGAAGCGTTGGGAAAACCGGGCTGCGGTTCCGTCCTGCGGCAACTCTTGCGGCGTGAATTGCTGGCGGTCGAACGTGACCCCGCCGCACCGCGCGAGGTCAGTTATAAAACGACCCCGCGATTCTTATCGCTCTTCGGAATACGCAACCTGGATGACCTACCACGGCATGAGCAGGTGTCGTACAAGTAG
- a CDS encoding serine/threonine-protein kinase, protein MARTANCDRDSLRRLLDGKLSSALETEVALHLETCHSCRQQLESFAADESWWNSTRSNLAGVQAGIERAALDDVGEPFESTQHPLPLDFLSPSDNPAMLGRLGEFEILERIGSGGMGIVLKGYDHELNRYVAVKVLHPHCATSAAARRRFAREAQAAAAVVHQHVVPIYAVDGQHHPPYLVMPFVPGESLQQRLTRQGPLDVVDVLRIGQQVAEGLAAAHAQGLVHRDIKPANILLERNVERVLLTDFGLARAADDASLTQSGVIAGTPQFMSPEQTRGEQVDHLTDLFSLGTVMYTLLAGHSPFRAETAMGVLRRVCDDTPRSLCEISAGVPNWLDAFIAKLQAKQPSQRFSSAAEVADLLKQCVAHVQQPTQGRLPIQVVALTSDHSIRRFTVPVRMIGSALTMVILVTLLFLMARFLERPQPFEKTSEQSVAAEPNANGESVWTDGHEQEADEIRAVLQRLESLPLDHF, encoded by the coding sequence ATGGCTCGTACCGCAAATTGTGATCGCGACAGCTTGAGACGACTACTCGATGGCAAGCTGTCTTCCGCACTCGAAACCGAAGTCGCGCTGCACTTGGAGACCTGTCACTCGTGCCGGCAGCAACTCGAATCCTTCGCCGCCGACGAAAGCTGGTGGAATTCGACACGCAGCAATCTTGCCGGGGTGCAGGCCGGGATCGAGCGAGCGGCGTTGGATGACGTTGGCGAGCCATTCGAGTCGACTCAACATCCCCTGCCCCTCGATTTTCTGTCCCCGTCCGACAACCCCGCCATGTTGGGACGACTCGGCGAATTTGAGATTCTGGAACGCATCGGCAGTGGAGGCATGGGCATCGTCCTGAAGGGCTATGACCATGAGCTCAATCGCTATGTCGCGGTGAAAGTTCTGCACCCGCACTGCGCGACGAGTGCCGCGGCTCGTCGCCGGTTCGCTCGTGAGGCGCAAGCGGCGGCAGCGGTCGTTCATCAGCATGTCGTTCCGATCTATGCCGTCGATGGCCAGCATCATCCCCCATATCTGGTGATGCCGTTCGTCCCAGGTGAATCGCTCCAGCAGCGTCTCACTCGCCAAGGGCCGCTCGACGTCGTGGATGTGCTGCGGATCGGTCAGCAAGTCGCGGAAGGTCTCGCCGCCGCCCATGCCCAGGGGCTCGTGCATCGAGACATCAAGCCCGCCAATATTCTGCTCGAACGAAACGTCGAACGCGTGCTTCTGACAGATTTCGGTTTGGCCCGCGCCGCGGACGACGCCAGTCTGACGCAAAGCGGCGTGATTGCGGGAACACCGCAATTCATGTCGCCCGAACAGACGCGCGGCGAACAGGTGGATCATTTGACGGATCTGTTCAGTCTGGGGACGGTGATGTATACGCTGCTCGCGGGGCATTCTCCGTTCCGCGCGGAAACGGCCATGGGCGTGCTGCGGCGCGTCTGCGATGACACGCCGCGATCACTTTGTGAAATTAGCGCCGGCGTTCCCAACTGGCTTGATGCGTTCATTGCCAAGCTTCAAGCGAAGCAGCCTTCGCAACGATTTTCGTCAGCCGCCGAGGTGGCCGATCTGCTGAAACAGTGCGTCGCTCATGTTCAACAACCGACGCAAGGGCGACTTCCCATTCAGGTTGTCGCCCTCACGTCGGACCATTCAATTCGGAGATTCACTGTTCCGGTGCGGATGATCGGTTCCGCTCTGACAATGGTGATTCTCGTAACATTGTTGTTTCTGATGGCCCGTTTTCTCGAACGACCACAGCCGTTCGAGAAAACGTCCGAACAATCTGTCGCCGCGGAACCGAACGCGAACGGTGAGTCCGTCTGGACTGACGGCCATGAACAGGAAGCGGACGAAATCCGCGCGGTGCTGCAGCGTCTCGAATCATTGCCGCTCGACCACTTCTAA
- a CDS encoding RNA polymerase sigma factor, whose product MTPVPETQASLLLKLRDPRDQAAWAVFLQIYQPLIMRLVRRRGLQEADAREVTQEVLIAIAGAIDRWEPGSARGSFRGWIYTITRNLVVNFLIRQSRHPQATGHSDLKRWLDELPDPASEESALFDREEERQTFLWAASEIRHEFHEPTWQAFWRTAVDGIDAAKVADELGVNVGMVYVSRSRVMKRLRECVQSVR is encoded by the coding sequence ATGACACCGGTTCCAGAAACTCAAGCCAGCCTGCTGCTGAAATTGCGTGACCCGCGCGATCAAGCGGCGTGGGCCGTGTTTCTGCAGATTTATCAACCGCTCATCATGCGTTTGGTCCGCCGCCGAGGACTACAGGAGGCAGATGCACGCGAGGTCACACAAGAGGTCCTCATTGCCATCGCCGGCGCGATCGATCGCTGGGAACCGGGTTCGGCTCGCGGATCATTTCGAGGCTGGATTTACACCATCACTCGCAATCTCGTCGTCAATTTTCTGATTCGGCAATCCCGTCATCCGCAGGCGACCGGGCACAGTGATTTGAAACGCTGGCTGGACGAATTGCCCGATCCTGCCAGTGAAGAATCGGCGCTGTTTGACCGCGAAGAAGAAAGGCAAACGTTTCTTTGGGCCGCCAGTGAGATTCGCCATGAATTTCACGAGCCGACCTGGCAGGCGTTTTGGAGAACGGCCGTCGATGGGATTGACGCTGCGAAAGTGGCGGATGAACTGGGTGTCAACGTCGGTATGGTCTACGTCTCACGCAGCCGAGTGATGAAACGGCTTCGTGAGTGCGTTCAGAGCGTGAGGTAA